From one Eptesicus fuscus isolate TK198812 chromosome 3, DD_ASM_mEF_20220401, whole genome shotgun sequence genomic stretch:
- the COL8A1 gene encoding collagen alpha-1(VIII) chain isoform X1, with the protein MAVPPAPLQLLGVLLTISLGSIRLAQAGAYYGIKPLPQIPPQIQPQIPQYQPLGQQVPHMPLSKDGLTMGKELPHMQYGKEYPHLPQYMKEMQPMPRMGKEAAPKKGKVEAPVASLRGEQGPRGEPGPRGPPGPPGLPGHGIPGIKGKPGPQGYPGIGKPGMPGMPGKPGAMGMPGAKGEIGPKGEMGPKGIPGPQGPPGPHGLPGIGKPGGPGLPGQPGPKGERGLKGPPGPPGLQGPKGEKGFGMPGLPGLKGPPGMNGPPGPVGLPGVGKPGVTGFPGPQGPLGKPGPPGEPGPQGPIGIPGVQGPPGMPGIGKPGQDGIPGQPGFPGGKGEQGLPGLPGPPGLPGIGKPGFPGPKGDKGIGGVPGALGPRGEKGPIGAPGMGGPPGEPGLPGIPGPMGPPGAIGFPGPKGEGGVVGPQGPPGPKGEPGLQGFPGKPGFLGEVGPPGIRGLPGPIGPKGEAGHKGLPGLPGAPGLLGPKGEPGIPGDQGLQGPPGIPGIAGPSGPIGPPGIPGPKGEPGLPGPPGFPGVGKPGVAGLHGPPGKPGALGPQGQPGLPGPPGPPGPPGPPAAMPPTPPPHGEYLPDMGPGIDGVKPPHAYGAKKGKNGGPAYEMPAFTAELTAPFPPVGAPVKFDKLLYNGRQNYNPQTGIFTCEVPGVYYFAYHVHCKGGNVWVALFKNNEPMMYTYDEYKKGFLDQASGSAVLLLRPGDRVFLQMPSEQAAGLYAGQYVHSSFSGYLLYPM; encoded by the exons ATGGCTGTGCCACCTGCCCCTCTGCAGCTGCTGGGAGTGCTGCTTACCATTTCCCTGGGCTCCATCAGGCTCGCTCAGGCCGGTGCCTACTATGGGATCAAGCCACTGCCTCAAATTCCTCCTCAGATCCAACCACAAATTCCACAGTACCAGCCCCTGGGCCAGCAAGTACCTCACATGCCTTTGAGCAAAGATGGCCTTACCATGGGCAAGGAGCTTCCCCATATGCAGTATGGCAAAGAGTATCCACATCTGCCCCAATATATGAAGGAAATGCAGCCGATGCCAAGGATGGGCAAGGAAGCAGCTCCGAAGAAAGGCAAAG tAGAAGCACCAGTAGCCAGTTTACGAGGGGAACAAGGTCCTCGTGGAGAGCCAGGCCCAAGAGGACCACCTGGGCCCCCCGGTTTACCGGGTCATGGGATTCCTGGAATCAAAGGAAAACCAGGGCCACAGGGATATCCAGGAATTGGAAAGCCAGGTATGCCTGGAATGCCAGGAAAGCCAGGAGCCATGGGAATGCCAGGGGCAAAAGGTGAAATTGGACCCAAAGGGGAGATGGGGCCCAAGGGGATCCCAGGACCACAAGGACCTCCAGGGCCTCACGGACTTCCTGGCATTGGCAAGCCAGGTGGACCTGGGTTACCGGGGCAACCAGGTCCAAAGGGTGAGAGAGGACTCAAAGGACCACCAGGACCTCCGGGCCTTCAGGGTCCAAAAGGAGAGAAGGGCTTCGGGATGCCAGGTCTGCCAGGCCTGAAGGGTCCTCCAGGGATGAATGGCCCTCCTGGCCCTGTCGGGCTTCCAGGAGTGGGCAAACCAGGAGTGACGGGCttccctgggccccagggccccctgggaaAGCCAGGTCCTCCAGGTGAACCTGGGCCACAAGGCCCTATTGGGATACCAGGGGTTCAAGGACCCCCTGGGATGCCTGGAATTGGAAAACCAGGTCAGGATGGGATCCCTGGCCAGCCAGGATTTCCAGGTGGCAAAGGGGAGCAAGGACTGCCAGGGCtgccaggacccccaggccttccAGGGATCGGGAAACCTGGCTTCCCAGGACCCAAAGGCGATAAGGGCATAGGGGGTGTCCCTGGGGCTCTTGGACCAAGAGGGGAGAAAGGACCAATAGGTGCCCCTGGAATGGGGGGTCCCCCAGgagagccaggcctgcctggaATCCCAGGTCCTATGGGCCCTCCAGGTGCTATTGGTTTTCCCGGCCCCAAAGGAGAAGGTGGAGTTGTAGGGCCACAGGGGCCACCAGGTCCCAAGGGGGAGCCAGGGCTTCAAGGCTTCCCAGGAAAGCCAGGTTTCCTTGGTGAAGTGGGGCCCCCTGGCATAAGGGGTTTGCCAGGTCCCATAGGGCCCAAGGGGGAAGCTGGGCATAAAGGTTTGCCAGGGCTCCCTGGTGCTCCAGGTCTGCTTGGACCAAAGGGAGAACCAGGAATCCCAGGGGATCAGGGTTTACAGGGCCCCCCAGGCATCCCGGGTATTGCAGGCCCTAGCGGCCCCATTGGACCGCCTGGAATTCCAGGCCCCAAGGGGGAACCgggcctcccagggcccccagggTTCCCTGGAGTAGGGAAGCCTGGAGTAGCAGGACTTCATGGCCCCCCGGGAAAGCCAGGTGCCCTGGGCCCTCAAGGCCAGCCTGGCCTTCCGGGGCCCCCAGGCCCTccagggcccccaggccccccagctGCCATGCCCCCTACACCACCACCCCATGGAGAGTATCTGCCAGATATGGGGCCAGGAATTGATGGAGTGAAACCCCCCCATGCCTATGGGGCTAAGAAAGGCAAGAACGGAGGGCCAGCCTACGAGATGCCTGCATTTACTGCTGAGCTGACTGCACCTTTCCCACCCGTGGGGGCCCCAGTGAAGTTTGACAAACTGCTCTATAACGGCAGACAGAACTACAACCCGCAGACAGGCATCTTCACCTGCGAAGTCCCGGGCGTCTACTACTTTGCGTACCACGTTCACTGCAAGGGGGGCAACGTGTGGGTTGCTTTGTTCAAGAACAACGAGCCCATGATGTACACGTACGACGAGTACAAGAAGGGCTTCCTGGACCAGGCGTCGGGGAGCGCGGTGCTGCTGCTCAGGCCCGGAGACCGGGTGTTCCTCCAGATGCCCTCAGAACAGGCCGCGGGACTGTACGCCGGGCAGTACGTCCACTCCTCCTTTTCAGGATATTTATTGTATcccatgtaa
- the COL8A1 gene encoding collagen alpha-1(VIII) chain isoform X2: protein MAVPPAPLQLLGVLLTISLGSIRLAQAGAYYGIKPLPQIPPQIQPQIPQYQPLGQQVPHMPLSKDGLTMGKELPHMQYGKEYPHLPQYMKEMQPMPRMGKEAAPKKGKEAPVASLRGEQGPRGEPGPRGPPGPPGLPGHGIPGIKGKPGPQGYPGIGKPGMPGMPGKPGAMGMPGAKGEIGPKGEMGPKGIPGPQGPPGPHGLPGIGKPGGPGLPGQPGPKGERGLKGPPGPPGLQGPKGEKGFGMPGLPGLKGPPGMNGPPGPVGLPGVGKPGVTGFPGPQGPLGKPGPPGEPGPQGPIGIPGVQGPPGMPGIGKPGQDGIPGQPGFPGGKGEQGLPGLPGPPGLPGIGKPGFPGPKGDKGIGGVPGALGPRGEKGPIGAPGMGGPPGEPGLPGIPGPMGPPGAIGFPGPKGEGGVVGPQGPPGPKGEPGLQGFPGKPGFLGEVGPPGIRGLPGPIGPKGEAGHKGLPGLPGAPGLLGPKGEPGIPGDQGLQGPPGIPGIAGPSGPIGPPGIPGPKGEPGLPGPPGFPGVGKPGVAGLHGPPGKPGALGPQGQPGLPGPPGPPGPPGPPAAMPPTPPPHGEYLPDMGPGIDGVKPPHAYGAKKGKNGGPAYEMPAFTAELTAPFPPVGAPVKFDKLLYNGRQNYNPQTGIFTCEVPGVYYFAYHVHCKGGNVWVALFKNNEPMMYTYDEYKKGFLDQASGSAVLLLRPGDRVFLQMPSEQAAGLYAGQYVHSSFSGYLLYPM from the exons ATGGCTGTGCCACCTGCCCCTCTGCAGCTGCTGGGAGTGCTGCTTACCATTTCCCTGGGCTCCATCAGGCTCGCTCAGGCCGGTGCCTACTATGGGATCAAGCCACTGCCTCAAATTCCTCCTCAGATCCAACCACAAATTCCACAGTACCAGCCCCTGGGCCAGCAAGTACCTCACATGCCTTTGAGCAAAGATGGCCTTACCATGGGCAAGGAGCTTCCCCATATGCAGTATGGCAAAGAGTATCCACATCTGCCCCAATATATGAAGGAAATGCAGCCGATGCCAAGGATGGGCAAGGAAGCAGCTCCGAAGAAAGGCAAAG AAGCACCAGTAGCCAGTTTACGAGGGGAACAAGGTCCTCGTGGAGAGCCAGGCCCAAGAGGACCACCTGGGCCCCCCGGTTTACCGGGTCATGGGATTCCTGGAATCAAAGGAAAACCAGGGCCACAGGGATATCCAGGAATTGGAAAGCCAGGTATGCCTGGAATGCCAGGAAAGCCAGGAGCCATGGGAATGCCAGGGGCAAAAGGTGAAATTGGACCCAAAGGGGAGATGGGGCCCAAGGGGATCCCAGGACCACAAGGACCTCCAGGGCCTCACGGACTTCCTGGCATTGGCAAGCCAGGTGGACCTGGGTTACCGGGGCAACCAGGTCCAAAGGGTGAGAGAGGACTCAAAGGACCACCAGGACCTCCGGGCCTTCAGGGTCCAAAAGGAGAGAAGGGCTTCGGGATGCCAGGTCTGCCAGGCCTGAAGGGTCCTCCAGGGATGAATGGCCCTCCTGGCCCTGTCGGGCTTCCAGGAGTGGGCAAACCAGGAGTGACGGGCttccctgggccccagggccccctgggaaAGCCAGGTCCTCCAGGTGAACCTGGGCCACAAGGCCCTATTGGGATACCAGGGGTTCAAGGACCCCCTGGGATGCCTGGAATTGGAAAACCAGGTCAGGATGGGATCCCTGGCCAGCCAGGATTTCCAGGTGGCAAAGGGGAGCAAGGACTGCCAGGGCtgccaggacccccaggccttccAGGGATCGGGAAACCTGGCTTCCCAGGACCCAAAGGCGATAAGGGCATAGGGGGTGTCCCTGGGGCTCTTGGACCAAGAGGGGAGAAAGGACCAATAGGTGCCCCTGGAATGGGGGGTCCCCCAGgagagccaggcctgcctggaATCCCAGGTCCTATGGGCCCTCCAGGTGCTATTGGTTTTCCCGGCCCCAAAGGAGAAGGTGGAGTTGTAGGGCCACAGGGGCCACCAGGTCCCAAGGGGGAGCCAGGGCTTCAAGGCTTCCCAGGAAAGCCAGGTTTCCTTGGTGAAGTGGGGCCCCCTGGCATAAGGGGTTTGCCAGGTCCCATAGGGCCCAAGGGGGAAGCTGGGCATAAAGGTTTGCCAGGGCTCCCTGGTGCTCCAGGTCTGCTTGGACCAAAGGGAGAACCAGGAATCCCAGGGGATCAGGGTTTACAGGGCCCCCCAGGCATCCCGGGTATTGCAGGCCCTAGCGGCCCCATTGGACCGCCTGGAATTCCAGGCCCCAAGGGGGAACCgggcctcccagggcccccagggTTCCCTGGAGTAGGGAAGCCTGGAGTAGCAGGACTTCATGGCCCCCCGGGAAAGCCAGGTGCCCTGGGCCCTCAAGGCCAGCCTGGCCTTCCGGGGCCCCCAGGCCCTccagggcccccaggccccccagctGCCATGCCCCCTACACCACCACCCCATGGAGAGTATCTGCCAGATATGGGGCCAGGAATTGATGGAGTGAAACCCCCCCATGCCTATGGGGCTAAGAAAGGCAAGAACGGAGGGCCAGCCTACGAGATGCCTGCATTTACTGCTGAGCTGACTGCACCTTTCCCACCCGTGGGGGCCCCAGTGAAGTTTGACAAACTGCTCTATAACGGCAGACAGAACTACAACCCGCAGACAGGCATCTTCACCTGCGAAGTCCCGGGCGTCTACTACTTTGCGTACCACGTTCACTGCAAGGGGGGCAACGTGTGGGTTGCTTTGTTCAAGAACAACGAGCCCATGATGTACACGTACGACGAGTACAAGAAGGGCTTCCTGGACCAGGCGTCGGGGAGCGCGGTGCTGCTGCTCAGGCCCGGAGACCGGGTGTTCCTCCAGATGCCCTCAGAACAGGCCGCGGGACTGTACGCCGGGCAGTACGTCCACTCCTCCTTTTCAGGATATTTATTGTATcccatgtaa